The following proteins are encoded in a genomic region of Chlamydiota bacterium:
- a CDS encoding DUF11 domain-containing protein, producing the protein MKRFARDARRLDIRLALAAATVLLLAPPPLQPQENGGSSAILVNSYGDLNGNGVRDEEEPPLELGVFSLHGLQSGAWEQVGAATTGPDGTLVFPALQGGDYMIVQEYSGTPEFGEAAPAEQEVILGAQADEAVDYANLALSIDANVSYALNFSAAEPEDYMKLLPSEIVCPAPSGSQGTAEDPIDPPPGQGVDEATFGYPKQSIESLAPATLGLGQIVPFEILIRVSGDTAADGGAISFVAGWNTEMTSGAPFGYDAAYGVLCAFVDTSDGANLNLDGDEKVDSYSWLTTADEIQGTFGISGLDDGDEVVVEIWLVLANPMPFPPKVSGNVPSRLISAVSGSGAAISTGSQTVPVQRVQEFITSNADLSIVKSDDRDPVYCGDRFTYTVEVTNNSADTVANQVTVTDTLDPDTSFVSAVPSPVDQVGQTLTFDLGFMLPGETAAISITVDVLPSASTTGAGGTGPCDGTEDLCNNASVSALTADPDPSNNSASEPTGVLCPTSTPTVTPTETPTITPTPTETPTETPTITPTPTETPTETPTQTPTNTPTNTPTNTPTQTPTLTPTPTPWPTTTPFVVITPTPTPRICVCDRMTMNLSTYEAHPGDTITVSACLPLKAMVQDNPFDLYLLVRAPGGTIYSVLYGNIILKGFVPYYSGIFIQDYWCGVLFTHTACTAFGNYAVALRIMPAGVPPDEKDVLGFDITTVRLVP; encoded by the coding sequence ATGAAACGATTTGCCCGAGATGCAAGGCGGCTGGATATCCGCCTCGCCTTGGCCGCGGCGACGGTCCTGCTGCTCGCCCCGCCGCCGCTGCAACCGCAGGAGAACGGCGGTTCCTCGGCGATTTTGGTGAACTCGTACGGGGATCTGAACGGGAACGGCGTGCGCGACGAGGAGGAGCCGCCCCTCGAGCTCGGCGTCTTCTCCCTGCACGGGCTGCAATCGGGCGCCTGGGAACAGGTGGGCGCGGCGACCACCGGCCCGGATGGGACCCTGGTGTTCCCCGCGCTTCAGGGCGGAGATTACATGATTGTGCAGGAGTACTCCGGCACCCCGGAGTTCGGGGAGGCGGCCCCCGCCGAGCAGGAGGTGATACTCGGCGCGCAGGCCGACGAGGCGGTCGACTACGCCAACCTGGCGCTCTCGATCGATGCCAACGTCTCCTACGCCCTCAACTTCAGCGCGGCCGAACCGGAGGATTACATGAAGCTCCTCCCCTCGGAGATCGTCTGCCCGGCGCCCTCCGGCTCGCAGGGGACGGCGGAGGACCCGATCGACCCGCCCCCGGGGCAAGGGGTCGATGAGGCGACGTTCGGCTACCCGAAACAGTCGATCGAGTCGCTCGCTCCGGCCACGCTCGGCCTCGGCCAGATCGTTCCGTTCGAGATCCTGATCCGCGTGTCGGGAGACACCGCGGCGGACGGAGGGGCTATATCATTCGTCGCGGGGTGGAATACGGAGATGACATCGGGCGCCCCGTTCGGCTACGACGCGGCGTACGGGGTCCTGTGCGCGTTCGTGGACACGAGCGACGGGGCGAATCTGAACCTCGACGGGGACGAGAAGGTGGACTCGTACTCGTGGCTCACCACCGCGGACGAGATCCAGGGGACGTTCGGTATCAGCGGGCTCGACGACGGCGACGAGGTCGTGGTCGAGATATGGCTCGTCCTCGCGAACCCCATGCCGTTCCCCCCGAAGGTTTCCGGCAACGTCCCATCGCGCCTGATCAGCGCCGTTTCGGGCAGCGGAGCGGCCATCAGCACGGGGAGCCAGACGGTCCCGGTCCAAAGGGTGCAGGAGTTCATTACCTCCAACGCGGACCTCTCGATCGTCAAGAGCGACGACCGCGACCCGGTCTACTGCGGGGATCGATTCACCTATACCGTGGAGGTCACCAACAATTCCGCGGACACCGTCGCGAACCAGGTCACGGTCACCGACACGCTGGATCCCGACACTTCGTTCGTCAGTGCGGTCCCCTCCCCGGTCGACCAGGTCGGGCAGACACTCACCTTCGATCTGGGCTTCATGCTTCCCGGCGAGACCGCGGCCATATCCATCACCGTCGATGTGCTTCCCTCGGCTTCGACAACCGGTGCAGGCGGAACAGGCCCGTGCGACGGGACCGAAGACCTGTGCAATAATGCGAGCGTCTCCGCCCTTACGGCTGACCCCGACCCGAGCAACAACAGCGCCTCCGAGCCGACCGGAGTGCTCTGTCCGACCAGTACGCCGACCGTCACGCCCACCGAGACGCCGACGATCACGCCCACGCCCACGGAGACGCCCACCGAGACGCCGACGATCACGCCCACGCCCACGGAGACGCCCACCGAGACGCCGACACAAACGCCGACCAACACGCCCACGAACACGCCGACCAACACGCCCACACAGACGCCGACACTGACCCCCACACCGACACCCTGGCCTACGACCACGCCGTTCGTGGTCATTACACCCACGCCAACGCCACGGATCTGCGTGTGCGACAGGATGACAATGAACCTGTCAACCTATGAGGCGCATCCGGGGGATACGATCACCGTCTCCGCCTGCCTGCCGCTCAAGGCAATGGTCCAGGACAACCCGTTCGACCTGTACCTGCTGGTCAGGGCTCCGGGCGGGACGATCTACTCCGTGCTGTACGGCAATATCATCCTGAAGGGGTTCGTTCCGTACTACAGCGGGATATTCATCCAGGACTACTGGTGCGGCGTCCTCTTCACGCACACCGCGTGCACCGCGTTCGGCAACTACGCAGTGGCGCTCAGGATCATGCCGGCGGGCGTCCCGCCCGACGAAAAGGACGTTCTGGGCTTCGACATAACGACCGTGCGTCTGGTACCCTAG
- a CDS encoding type II/IV secretion system protein — MDMRRELQPRGTSRVASFIAPRLPGPTIACQYRYPYLPLSRIEVNVALLSVIPESFARQHRVMPIDRHGSVVTVASDCDLDDAVLAVMQRLAGGTILCFYSAPDELDAALAANYGAARAWTQTAHNPAAGSGELPPPADCASRIGIPPLDLNRFTPVPDVVPLIPRHIAMRYQVLAIAAMRRRLTLAMVDPFNILAADDIHEITGLDIAPVLCTHDDFCQRFEAFYSFKVAIEEIAGEALDPVPGISFAARQPQEIDLNEVLAASGSSSVIRTVNCMLRHAVMVRASDIHIEPQSKTTSLRFRVDGVLQEESPPPFQMHNAIVSRIKVMSEMDIAERRRPQDGRFRAQVEGREIDFRVSCLPTGYGEKIVIRVLDTLALKGFSLDTLGFHARGLEEFRRAASAPHGMIIMTGPTGSGKSTSLYMALREINKPGINIVTVVDPIEYEIEGINQVAARPEIGLTFAAGLRSILRQDPNVIMIGEIRDYETAEIAVKAALTGHLVFSTLHTNDAAGAITRLIDMGVEPYLLSSSLRFVAAQRLARRICAKCGREAHVSEDELGGMVGPRSNVAGTPSLREGAGCPACMHTGFSGRFALIEALTVDDAISALISARVPANEIKRAAVRDGMKTLRMVGLEKAFEGLTTIGEILRVTPED; from the coding sequence ATGGACATGCGCAGGGAATTACAGCCCCGGGGAACCTCACGTGTCGCATCGTTCATCGCTCCCAGACTGCCCGGGCCAACTATCGCCTGCCAGTACCGATACCCGTATCTCCCCCTCTCCCGGATCGAGGTCAATGTCGCGCTTCTCAGCGTCATACCGGAATCGTTTGCGCGGCAACACCGCGTGATGCCGATCGATCGGCACGGCTCGGTCGTGACGGTGGCAAGCGACTGCGATCTGGACGATGCCGTCCTTGCCGTTATGCAGAGGCTTGCGGGAGGCACGATCCTCTGTTTCTACTCCGCCCCGGATGAGCTGGATGCTGCGCTCGCCGCGAACTACGGCGCGGCGCGAGCGTGGACACAGACAGCGCACAACCCCGCCGCGGGAAGCGGGGAGCTCCCCCCTCCCGCCGATTGCGCGAGCCGTATCGGCATCCCCCCGCTCGATCTCAACCGCTTCACGCCTGTCCCCGACGTTGTGCCCCTTATCCCGCGGCACATCGCGATGCGCTATCAGGTGCTGGCGATCGCGGCGATGCGCCGGCGGCTCACCCTGGCGATGGTGGACCCGTTCAACATCCTGGCGGCCGACGACATACACGAGATCACCGGCCTCGATATCGCCCCGGTGCTCTGCACCCATGACGACTTCTGCCAGAGGTTCGAGGCGTTCTACTCGTTCAAGGTGGCAATCGAGGAAATCGCCGGGGAGGCGCTCGATCCGGTGCCGGGCATCTCCTTTGCCGCGCGCCAGCCGCAGGAGATCGACCTCAACGAGGTTCTGGCGGCATCGGGGAGCTCCTCCGTCATCCGGACGGTCAACTGCATGCTGCGACACGCGGTGATGGTGCGGGCGAGCGACATCCATATCGAGCCCCAGAGCAAAACGACCAGCCTCCGGTTCCGCGTCGACGGCGTGCTCCAGGAGGAGTCGCCGCCGCCGTTTCAGATGCACAACGCGATCGTCTCGCGGATCAAGGTGATGTCCGAGATGGATATCGCCGAGCGTCGGCGCCCGCAGGACGGAAGGTTCCGGGCCCAGGTGGAGGGGCGGGAGATCGACTTCAGGGTATCGTGCCTCCCGACGGGCTACGGCGAAAAGATCGTCATCCGCGTGCTCGACACCCTGGCGCTCAAGGGGTTCTCTCTTGATACGCTCGGCTTCCATGCGCGCGGGCTCGAGGAGTTCCGCCGCGCGGCCAGCGCGCCGCACGGGATGATCATCATGACCGGGCCCACCGGAAGCGGGAAATCGACATCCCTCTATATGGCGCTCCGGGAGATCAACAAGCCGGGGATCAACATCGTGACGGTGGTGGACCCGATCGAGTACGAGATCGAGGGAATCAACCAGGTCGCGGCCCGCCCGGAAATAGGGCTCACCTTCGCCGCGGGGCTCCGGTCGATCCTCCGACAGGACCCCAACGTCATCATGATCGGGGAGATCAGGGATTACGAGACCGCGGAGATCGCCGTCAAGGCGGCCCTTACCGGCCACCTCGTCTTCTCCACGCTGCACACGAACGACGCCGCGGGCGCGATCACGCGGCTCATCGATATGGGGGTGGAGCCGTACCTGCTCTCCTCGTCCCTGCGCTTCGTGGCGGCGCAGCGGCTCGCGCGGAGGATCTGCGCCAAGTGCGGCCGGGAGGCGCACGTATCCGAGGATGAGCTTGGCGGCATGGTCGGTCCCCGCTCAAACGTCGCGGGGACGCCCTCCCTGCGCGAGGGGGCCGGCTGCCCCGCCTGCATGCACACCGGCTTCAGCGGAAGGTTCGCGCTCATCGAGGCGCTGACGGTGGATGACGCCATCAGCGCCCTCATCTCCGCCCGGGTGCCGGCGAACGAAATCAAGCGCGCCGCCGTGCGCGACGGGATGAAGACGCTCCGCATGGTCGGCCTGGAAAAGGCGTTCGAGGGACTGACGACGATCGGGGAAATACTGCGGGTCACGCCGGAGGATTAA
- a CDS encoding PilZ domain-containing protein: protein MDTNPGGEERRRFERHNIYLPVVASGKDRRGERVTESTFTVNVSPGGALLICQNAYTPGNVLDIYFRQWTSVETIHHIRARVVRETTITLRHADDISKGVGVAFKRTAAFL from the coding sequence ATGGATACGAACCCCGGGGGAGAGGAGCGGCGCAGGTTCGAGCGCCACAACATCTACCTCCCGGTCGTCGCCAGCGGCAAGGATCGTAGGGGCGAGCGCGTGACCGAATCAACGTTCACCGTGAACGTGTCCCCTGGGGGCGCGCTCCTCATCTGCCAAAACGCGTACACCCCGGGGAATGTGTTGGACATCTACTTCCGGCAGTGGACGAGTGTGGAGACGATTCACCATATCCGTGCTCGGGTGGTGCGTGAGACCACGATCACCCTCCGGCACGCGGATGATATCAGCAAGGGGGTCGGCGTCGCGTTCAAGCGCACCGCCGCGTTCTTGTGA
- a CDS encoding sigma-54-dependent Fis family transcriptional regulator, with protein sequence MSEATTVLLIEDNRAEADLIEGMCFDTDGPPFEVVRAACLSEGLARIGEGGVGLVLLDLSLPDNRRLERFSELKGRAGGVPIVVLTCMDDELLAVEAVKAGAQDYLVKDQVDGRTLRRCMRYALERGQAEAKLSDALAQIEKSHGNVIAVLDQFRMPIAMTDGGGRIVFLSHAGEEYFRVSRDNALGRHWERLFRFSKSEAEELKAMCARPPGERSRVSVRTAAPGSRHYWFEVEVCDDPRDGKRKIFYFYDVTEARQLRSELGKQDRFHDLVGRSDAMRRIYRQIEEMAKVDWTVLIEGETGTGKDLVARALHSASPRREKPFIAVNCAGLVEPLLASQLFGHRHGAFTGAIEDHQGFFEAAAGGTLFLDEIGDIPPALQSNLLRAIELKEIVRLGESKPRRVDVRLIAATNRDLTRMEKEGAFRSDLLYRIRVARISLPPLREHRGDIPLLVGGFLSACCVASGKNVREVSEDAMRLIFDYGWPGNVRELKSAMEYAVIRSRNAAIQPSDLPPEIVGRRGRASGGSRDILDTLQMVEGNRIRAAQLLGISRATLYRRLARMDVGPKKKSGVSRRPPALPSR encoded by the coding sequence ATGTCGGAAGCGACCACGGTCCTCCTGATCGAGGACAACCGGGCGGAGGCGGACCTGATCGAGGGGATGTGCTTCGACACGGACGGCCCCCCGTTCGAGGTCGTGCGCGCGGCCTGTCTCTCGGAAGGGCTCGCGCGCATCGGCGAGGGGGGGGTCGGGCTCGTCCTCCTCGACCTGAGTCTCCCGGACAACCGCCGCCTCGAGAGATTCAGCGAGCTCAAGGGCCGCGCGGGGGGCGTGCCGATCGTGGTCCTGACCTGTATGGACGACGAGCTTCTCGCGGTGGAGGCGGTCAAGGCGGGGGCCCAGGATTACCTCGTCAAGGACCAGGTGGACGGGAGGACGCTCCGCCGCTGCATGCGCTACGCGCTGGAGCGGGGACAGGCGGAGGCGAAACTGAGCGACGCGCTCGCCCAGATCGAGAAGAGCCACGGCAACGTCATCGCGGTTCTGGACCAGTTCCGCATGCCGATCGCCATGACCGACGGCGGCGGCCGGATCGTCTTCCTGAGCCACGCCGGCGAGGAGTATTTCCGCGTGAGCCGGGACAACGCGCTGGGGCGGCATTGGGAGCGGCTGTTCCGATTCTCCAAGAGCGAGGCGGAGGAGCTCAAGGCCATGTGCGCGCGGCCGCCCGGGGAGCGCTCGCGGGTGTCGGTCCGGACGGCGGCGCCCGGCAGCCGGCATTACTGGTTCGAGGTCGAGGTGTGCGATGATCCCCGCGACGGCAAACGCAAGATCTTCTACTTCTACGATGTGACCGAGGCCCGGCAGCTCCGCAGCGAACTCGGCAAGCAGGATCGGTTCCATGACCTGGTCGGCCGCAGCGACGCCATGCGAAGGATCTACCGCCAGATAGAGGAGATGGCCAAGGTCGACTGGACCGTCCTCATCGAAGGGGAGACGGGCACGGGGAAGGACCTGGTCGCACGGGCGCTCCACTCCGCGAGCCCCCGCCGGGAGAAGCCGTTCATCGCCGTGAACTGCGCCGGACTGGTGGAGCCCCTCCTCGCCAGCCAGCTCTTCGGCCACCGTCACGGGGCGTTCACGGGGGCCATCGAAGACCACCAGGGTTTCTTCGAGGCCGCGGCGGGCGGAACGCTCTTCCTCGACGAAATCGGCGACATCCCGCCCGCGCTCCAGTCGAACCTGCTGCGCGCAATCGAGTTGAAGGAAATCGTGCGCCTCGGGGAATCGAAACCGCGAAGGGTCGACGTCCGGCTCATCGCCGCGACAAACCGCGACCTGACCCGCATGGAGAAGGAGGGCGCCTTTCGCTCCGATCTCCTCTACCGGATACGCGTTGCCAGGATCAGCCTCCCCCCCCTGCGCGAGCACCGCGGCGATATCCCCCTCCTCGTGGGTGGATTCTTGAGCGCGTGCTGCGTCGCGAGCGGCAAGAACGTGCGGGAGGTGAGCGAGGACGCCATGCGCCTTATCTTCGACTACGGCTGGCCCGGAAACGTCCGCGAGCTGAAAAGCGCCATGGAGTACGCCGTCATCAGGTCACGAAACGCCGCGATCCAGCCCTCCGATCTCCCCCCGGAGATCGTGGGCAGGCGCGGTCGCGCTTCGGGCGGAAGCCGGGATATCCTGGACACGCTTCAGATGGTGGAAGGAAACCGCATCCGGGCTGCCCAGCTCCTCGGCATCAGTCGCGCGACGCTGTACCGCCGCCTCGCCCGCATGGATGTCGGCCCAAAAAAGAAGAGCGGTGTAAGCCGCCGTCCGCCGGCTCTTCCGTCCCGCTGA
- a CDS encoding diguanylate cyclase, whose protein sequence is MKDDRDTRIRLLLVEDDEAQAALIAKLFSDEESGPEDYANDLRYRVECTPLLAEALARLDEGGIDLVILDLMLPDSSGLDTYRAMRARHPDLPMVILTNCAEEENATKALHEGAQDYISKADMNRHILRRSVHYSIERHKLQQRVQSLSIRDDLTGLYNRRGFSALAMQQVRMERRLKQGLSMIFADVDNLKRINDGFGHAAGDRALIEIARILKSTFRESDIIARIGGDEFTVLAMGTAAAPPDDLIERLHDRISARNERQKRGLRLTMSVGAMHCEPGKPCSLEEMLRRADAAMYAVKMGANGLSGARRKTGGRSKGAACRKRPRSS, encoded by the coding sequence ATGAAGGACGATAGGGATACCCGAATTCGGCTTCTTCTCGTCGAGGACGACGAGGCCCAGGCAGCCCTCATCGCGAAGCTTTTCTCCGACGAAGAGAGCGGGCCGGAGGACTACGCCAACGACCTGCGATACCGTGTGGAGTGCACGCCGCTCCTCGCGGAAGCCCTGGCGCGCCTCGACGAGGGGGGGATCGACCTCGTGATACTCGACCTGATGCTTCCAGACTCGAGTGGACTCGATACGTACCGCGCGATGCGGGCCCGCCACCCCGACCTTCCGATGGTGATTCTCACGAACTGCGCCGAGGAGGAGAACGCGACGAAAGCGCTGCACGAGGGCGCCCAGGATTACATCTCGAAAGCCGACATGAACCGCCATATCCTCCGGCGCTCTGTCCATTATTCGATAGAGCGGCATAAGCTTCAGCAGAGAGTGCAGTCGCTCTCCATACGGGACGACCTGACCGGCCTCTACAACCGGAGGGGGTTTTCGGCGCTCGCGATGCAGCAGGTGCGGATGGAGCGGCGGCTTAAACAGGGGCTCTCCATGATCTTCGCGGACGTCGACAATCTGAAACGGATCAACGACGGCTTCGGGCACGCGGCGGGGGACCGCGCGCTCATCGAAATCGCGCGGATCCTCAAGTCGACCTTCCGTGAATCGGACATCATTGCGCGGATCGGCGGGGACGAGTTCACGGTCCTCGCGATGGGCACCGCCGCGGCGCCTCCCGACGACCTGATCGAGCGCCTGCACGACAGGATCAGCGCCCGCAACGAGCGGCAGAAACGCGGGTTACGCCTGACGATGAGCGTCGGGGCGATGCACTGCGAGCCCGGGAAACCGTGCTCGCTGGAGGAGATGCTCAGGCGCGCGGACGCGGCGATGTACGCCGTCAAGATGGGGGCCAACGGCCTTTCGGGCGCGCGCCGGAAGACGGGGGGGCGATCGAAAGGGGCTGCATGTCGGAAGCGACCACGGTCCTCCTGA
- a CDS encoding PAS domain S-box protein, producing MLSVIGTRLLDFSGNWIGSVWIGRDITAQKRFEEALKGREQRFRVVFERVKDAIFIESAEGEILEANHTASALLGYSREELLSMRVRDLVPREEAARPPARSRTETACRETEMLRKDGRRIFVDARRSPAEVGGLKCVIAIVRDISERKRIEEETRSAARRFERLAELTSEWVWETDAARRLTYSNAVSKRLVGYAPEEFLGTMHIHDLLSPGDAEARNAFAAGKRLQESRMVFVRKDRRETVLSINAFPILDESGNFEGYRGSGVELSAIERERDELRRMTESLRASNRDLDQFAGIASHDLLSPLNTLSGYLNLLKENLSASAAPSLANFLTPCMGAIDRMHALICDLLTYSRIGTRRKPAGPVDCGKIVQATLANLRGAVSALDAQVTVEKLPTVIAVPSQIVQVFQNLVSNALNNHGSKPLRIRISSRRGKREWIFSVRDNGIGVSAADLERIFAPMERPRAGGNRHGTGLGLAIVKKIVESHGGRVWVESAEGRGASFRFTIPDRKAGDAVAEPPAGNGAGAAHGGSDEGR from the coding sequence GTGCTCAGCGTCATCGGCACCCGACTCCTGGACTTCTCCGGGAACTGGATCGGGAGCGTCTGGATCGGCCGGGACATCACCGCGCAGAAGCGGTTCGAGGAGGCGTTGAAGGGAAGAGAGCAGCGATTCAGGGTCGTCTTCGAACGCGTGAAAGACGCCATTTTCATCGAGTCCGCGGAGGGGGAAATCCTGGAGGCCAATCACACCGCCTCCGCCCTCCTCGGCTACAGCCGGGAAGAGCTCCTATCGATGCGGGTGCGCGACCTCGTGCCGAGGGAGGAGGCCGCGCGGCCGCCGGCCCGGTCCCGGACCGAGACCGCATGCCGTGAAACGGAGATGCTCCGCAAGGACGGGCGGAGAATCTTCGTGGATGCGCGCAGGTCCCCCGCGGAGGTGGGGGGGCTCAAGTGCGTCATTGCGATCGTCAGGGACATCTCGGAGCGAAAGCGGATAGAGGAGGAGACGAGGTCCGCCGCGCGGCGGTTCGAGCGGCTCGCAGAGCTCACAAGCGAATGGGTGTGGGAAACTGACGCCGCACGGCGCCTCACCTACTCCAACGCCGTCAGCAAGAGGCTGGTGGGGTATGCGCCCGAAGAATTTCTGGGCACAATGCACATTCACGACCTGCTCTCCCCCGGGGATGCGGAGGCGCGGAACGCCTTCGCGGCCGGGAAGCGCCTCCAAGAATCCCGGATGGTCTTCGTCCGCAAGGATCGCCGCGAGACGGTTCTCTCGATCAACGCCTTCCCCATCCTCGACGAGAGCGGGAACTTCGAGGGGTACCGAGGTTCCGGCGTCGAACTTTCCGCGATCGAGCGGGAGCGGGACGAGCTGCGCCGCATGACGGAGAGCCTGCGGGCCTCAAATCGCGACCTCGATCAGTTCGCGGGCATCGCCTCGCACGACCTCCTGTCTCCGCTGAACACCCTCTCCGGCTACCTGAACCTCTTGAAGGAGAACCTGAGCGCGTCGGCAGCCCCCTCCCTCGCGAACTTCCTCACCCCCTGCATGGGGGCGATCGACAGGATGCATGCGCTCATCTGCGATCTCCTCACCTACTCGCGGATCGGGACGCGGAGGAAACCCGCCGGCCCGGTCGATTGCGGCAAGATCGTGCAGGCCACGCTCGCGAACCTCCGGGGAGCGGTCAGCGCGCTCGACGCGCAGGTGACGGTGGAGAAATTGCCGACGGTGATCGCCGTCCCCTCCCAGATAGTCCAGGTCTTTCAGAATCTCGTGTCGAACGCCCTGAACAACCACGGGTCGAAGCCGCTGCGGATCCGGATATCCTCCCGGAGAGGGAAGCGAGAGTGGATCTTTTCCGTCCGCGACAACGGAATCGGCGTTTCGGCGGCGGACCTCGAACGGATCTTCGCCCCCATGGAGCGGCCGCGAGCCGGCGGGAACCGGCACGGGACGGGGCTGGGGCTCGCCATCGTAAAGAAGATCGTCGAGTCGCACGGCGGCCGTGTCTGGGTCGAGTCGGCGGAGGGAAGGGGCGCATCGTTCCGCTTCACGATACCCGACAGGAAGGCGGGCGATGCCGTTGCGGAGCCGCCCGCCGGGAACGGCGCGGGAGCCGCGCACGGGGGTTCTGATGAAGGACGATAG